The following coding sequences are from one Diachasmimorpha longicaudata isolate KC_UGA_2023 chromosome 6, iyDiaLong2, whole genome shotgun sequence window:
- the LOC135163677 gene encoding elongation factor Ts, mitochondrial, translating into MLSSQLCRYFHSGNTLWQSSTKSLLAKLRKKTGYTFSNCKKALELHENDYAKAEAWLREQAQAMGWSKAQKLQGRSTKQGLVAVMVDKNHGALVEINCETDFVARNKTFHGLAELIASAVLKFSGNQQTIDQVHRTLLDAEALKNLPALDGKTVADHAALTIGTIGENIAVKRALCMSVDPSIQLIGCTHPAPVNPIPASFGRYGALLAFKSSTENPVLGMQLCQHIIGMNPTKIGQPGVDEPIPNADDETTMIHQEFLLDPSLSVQQVLLGAHAEIIDFVRFEMGEIPEPSEETLETPEPMKSCG; encoded by the exons ATGCTCTCCAGTCAACTTTGTCGATATTTTCACTCGGGGAACACCCTCTGGCAGTCATCAACCAAGTCACTGCTAGCTAAATTGCGAAAAAAGACAGGATATACATTTTCCAACTGCAAAAAGGCTCTGGAATTGCATGAAAATGATTACGCCAAG gCAGAAGCATGGCTACGAGAGCAGGCTCAGGCAATGGGGTGGTCCAAAGCCCAAAAACTCCAGGGGAGATCAACGAAACAAGGTCTAGTAGCAGTGATGGTCGACAAAAACCATGGGGCGTTGGTCGAAATAAATTGCGAGACAGATTTCGTCGCTCGCAACAAAACGTTCCACGGTTTGGCTGAGCTCATAGCGTCAGCTGTCCTCAAATTCAGTGGAAACCAGCAAACAATAGACCAGGTGCACAGAACCCTGCTAGACGCAGAAGCACTGAAGAACCTGCCTGCACTCGATGGTAAGACAGTTGCTGATCATGCAGCCCTGACTATTGGTACCATTGGGGAAAACATCGCTGTGAAAAGAGCTCTCTGTATGAGCGTTGATCCCAGCATTCAATTGATCGGTTGCACGCATCCAGCACCTGTCAATCCCATTCCAGCCTCTTTTGGGAGGTACGGAGCACTATTGGCATTCAAATCATCCACTGAGAATCCAGTTCTTGGGATGCAACTTTGTCAGCATATCATTG GAATGAATCCAACCAAAATTGGTCAGCCAGGCGTCGACGAACCAATACCAAATGCTGACGATGAAACAACAATGATTCATCAAGAATTTCTCCTGGACCCAAGCCTCAGTGTTCAGCAGGTTCTGCTGGGTGCTCACGCAGAGATTATTGATTTCGTGCGTTTCGAAATGGGAGAAATTCCTGAACCCTCCGAGGAGACCCTAGAGACTCCGGAACCAATGAAAAGCTGTGGTTAA
- the LOC135163680 gene encoding uncharacterized protein LOC135163680 isoform X1, whose translation MNVLSRAEMIRDSRFLERTHRQLETNLEDLWRQNFRLKSRSELSLHDRNSYSDSNCDCKDHCYFSVAFEKLGLEAEENSSEVMGPNGKSQETQTCHCDDCAREVCKNVAFKTREISTLRLVVQGPEVLNHQGIRHSPQDLAPFWKKDSRMWLWKSFRLARKRKSKTKSFVKFAAIDSGFDRT comes from the exons ATGAACGTTTTATCCAGAGCGGAGATGATTCGCGATTCACGATTTTTGGAAAGAACTCATCGTCAATTGGAAactaatt tagAAGATTTATGGCGTCAAAACTTTCGTCTAAAATCTCGCAGTGAACTGAGTCTCCACGACCGCAATTCTTACTCAGATTCAAATTGTGACTGTAAGGATCACTGTTACTTCTCTGTGGCATTCGAAAAACTTGGATTAGAAGCAGAAGAGAACTCGAGTGAAGTTATGGGACCAAATGGCAAGTCACAGGAGACACAGACGTGTCATTGCGATGACTGTGCTAGGGAGGTGTGCAAGAACGTTGCTTTCAAAACTCGAGAAATTTCTACTCTAAGATTAGTGGTTCAGGGGCCGGAAGTGCTGAATCATCAGGGAATTAGACATTCGCCGCAAGACCTGGCGCCGTTCTGGAAGAAGGACTCGAGAATGTGGCTGTGGAAGTCCTTCAGACTTGCCAGGAAACGAAAATCAAAGACAAAGTCATTTGTTAAATTTGCTGCTATTGATTCGGGCTTTGATAGaacgtga
- the LOC135163680 gene encoding uncharacterized protein LOC135163680 isoform X6 — MDLRKEEEEDLWRQNFRLKSRSELSLHDRNSYSDSNCDCKDHCYFSVAFEKLGLEAEENSSEVMGPNGKSQETQTCHCDDCAREVCKNVAFKTREISTLRLVVQGPEVLNHQGIRHSPQDLAPFWKKDSRMWLWKSFRLARKRKSKTKSFVKFAAIDSGFDRT; from the exons ATGGACTTGAGGAAAGAAGAGGAAG AAGATTTATGGCGTCAAAACTTTCGTCTAAAATCTCGCAGTGAACTGAGTCTCCACGACCGCAATTCTTACTCAGATTCAAATTGTGACTGTAAGGATCACTGTTACTTCTCTGTGGCATTCGAAAAACTTGGATTAGAAGCAGAAGAGAACTCGAGTGAAGTTATGGGACCAAATGGCAAGTCACAGGAGACACAGACGTGTCATTGCGATGACTGTGCTAGGGAGGTGTGCAAGAACGTTGCTTTCAAAACTCGAGAAATTTCTACTCTAAGATTAGTGGTTCAGGGGCCGGAAGTGCTGAATCATCAGGGAATTAGACATTCGCCGCAAGACCTGGCGCCGTTCTGGAAGAAGGACTCGAGAATGTGGCTGTGGAAGTCCTTCAGACTTGCCAGGAAACGAAAATCAAAGACAAAGTCATTTGTTAAATTTGCTGCTATTGATTCGGGCTTTGATAGaacgtga
- the LOC135163680 gene encoding uncharacterized protein LOC135163680 isoform X4: protein MDLRKEEEGYSSEDLWRQNFRLKSRSELSLHDRNSYSDSNCDCKDHCYFSVAFEKLGLEAEENSSEVMGPNGKSQETQTCHCDDCAREVCKNVAFKTREISTLRLVVQGPEVLNHQGIRHSPQDLAPFWKKDSRMWLWKSFRLARKRKSKTKSFVKFAAIDSGFDRT from the exons ATGGACTTGAGGAAAGAAGAGGAAGGTTACTCTAGTG AAGATTTATGGCGTCAAAACTTTCGTCTAAAATCTCGCAGTGAACTGAGTCTCCACGACCGCAATTCTTACTCAGATTCAAATTGTGACTGTAAGGATCACTGTTACTTCTCTGTGGCATTCGAAAAACTTGGATTAGAAGCAGAAGAGAACTCGAGTGAAGTTATGGGACCAAATGGCAAGTCACAGGAGACACAGACGTGTCATTGCGATGACTGTGCTAGGGAGGTGTGCAAGAACGTTGCTTTCAAAACTCGAGAAATTTCTACTCTAAGATTAGTGGTTCAGGGGCCGGAAGTGCTGAATCATCAGGGAATTAGACATTCGCCGCAAGACCTGGCGCCGTTCTGGAAGAAGGACTCGAGAATGTGGCTGTGGAAGTCCTTCAGACTTGCCAGGAAACGAAAATCAAAGACAAAGTCATTTGTTAAATTTGCTGCTATTGATTCGGGCTTTGATAGaacgtga
- the LOC135163680 gene encoding uncharacterized protein LOC135163680 isoform X5 has protein sequence MDLRKEEEVEDLWRQNFRLKSRSELSLHDRNSYSDSNCDCKDHCYFSVAFEKLGLEAEENSSEVMGPNGKSQETQTCHCDDCAREVCKNVAFKTREISTLRLVVQGPEVLNHQGIRHSPQDLAPFWKKDSRMWLWKSFRLARKRKSKTKSFVKFAAIDSGFDRT, from the exons ATGGACTTGAGGAAAGAAGAGGAAG tagAAGATTTATGGCGTCAAAACTTTCGTCTAAAATCTCGCAGTGAACTGAGTCTCCACGACCGCAATTCTTACTCAGATTCAAATTGTGACTGTAAGGATCACTGTTACTTCTCTGTGGCATTCGAAAAACTTGGATTAGAAGCAGAAGAGAACTCGAGTGAAGTTATGGGACCAAATGGCAAGTCACAGGAGACACAGACGTGTCATTGCGATGACTGTGCTAGGGAGGTGTGCAAGAACGTTGCTTTCAAAACTCGAGAAATTTCTACTCTAAGATTAGTGGTTCAGGGGCCGGAAGTGCTGAATCATCAGGGAATTAGACATTCGCCGCAAGACCTGGCGCCGTTCTGGAAGAAGGACTCGAGAATGTGGCTGTGGAAGTCCTTCAGACTTGCCAGGAAACGAAAATCAAAGACAAAGTCATTTGTTAAATTTGCTGCTATTGATTCGGGCTTTGATAGaacgtga
- the LOC135163680 gene encoding uncharacterized protein LOC135163680 isoform X2 translates to MGRIEDSLSEIWETGHVEDLWRQNFRLKSRSELSLHDRNSYSDSNCDCKDHCYFSVAFEKLGLEAEENSSEVMGPNGKSQETQTCHCDDCAREVCKNVAFKTREISTLRLVVQGPEVLNHQGIRHSPQDLAPFWKKDSRMWLWKSFRLARKRKSKTKSFVKFAAIDSGFDRT, encoded by the exons ATGGGAAGAATCGAGGATTCTCTCTCAGAGATCTGGGAAACGGGCCACG tagAAGATTTATGGCGTCAAAACTTTCGTCTAAAATCTCGCAGTGAACTGAGTCTCCACGACCGCAATTCTTACTCAGATTCAAATTGTGACTGTAAGGATCACTGTTACTTCTCTGTGGCATTCGAAAAACTTGGATTAGAAGCAGAAGAGAACTCGAGTGAAGTTATGGGACCAAATGGCAAGTCACAGGAGACACAGACGTGTCATTGCGATGACTGTGCTAGGGAGGTGTGCAAGAACGTTGCTTTCAAAACTCGAGAAATTTCTACTCTAAGATTAGTGGTTCAGGGGCCGGAAGTGCTGAATCATCAGGGAATTAGACATTCGCCGCAAGACCTGGCGCCGTTCTGGAAGAAGGACTCGAGAATGTGGCTGTGGAAGTCCTTCAGACTTGCCAGGAAACGAAAATCAAAGACAAAGTCATTTGTTAAATTTGCTGCTATTGATTCGGGCTTTGATAGaacgtga
- the LOC135163680 gene encoding uncharacterized protein LOC135163680 isoform X3 → MDLRKEEEGYSSVEDLWRQNFRLKSRSELSLHDRNSYSDSNCDCKDHCYFSVAFEKLGLEAEENSSEVMGPNGKSQETQTCHCDDCAREVCKNVAFKTREISTLRLVVQGPEVLNHQGIRHSPQDLAPFWKKDSRMWLWKSFRLARKRKSKTKSFVKFAAIDSGFDRT, encoded by the exons ATGGACTTGAGGAAAGAAGAGGAAGGTTACTCTAGTG tagAAGATTTATGGCGTCAAAACTTTCGTCTAAAATCTCGCAGTGAACTGAGTCTCCACGACCGCAATTCTTACTCAGATTCAAATTGTGACTGTAAGGATCACTGTTACTTCTCTGTGGCATTCGAAAAACTTGGATTAGAAGCAGAAGAGAACTCGAGTGAAGTTATGGGACCAAATGGCAAGTCACAGGAGACACAGACGTGTCATTGCGATGACTGTGCTAGGGAGGTGTGCAAGAACGTTGCTTTCAAAACTCGAGAAATTTCTACTCTAAGATTAGTGGTTCAGGGGCCGGAAGTGCTGAATCATCAGGGAATTAGACATTCGCCGCAAGACCTGGCGCCGTTCTGGAAGAAGGACTCGAGAATGTGGCTGTGGAAGTCCTTCAGACTTGCCAGGAAACGAAAATCAAAGACAAAGTCATTTGTTAAATTTGCTGCTATTGATTCGGGCTTTGATAGaacgtga